A part of Nitrospira sp. genomic DNA contains:
- a CDS encoding carboxypeptidase regulatory-like domain-containing protein, translated as MPRHIRMGFWLTAGTLLVLSTCLSTEAWAYQPGPVKNGAVVRGSVTVTGTVPAPKEFELRRYPDHEFCSELSDTQGYRSLREVTFRPDGGLKDVVVAIEGVEHGKPFSFTDAEVEADLCRFLPFVTVINDTRQVTVFNRDPVPHDIQGLAIDQPESDMVFYQPSVEASGTTANIQLAKGQHVFTMRCSLHPYMQNWGYAVDNPYYAVTDASGAFSIEDLPPGTYRLKAWHPILGTHEQELTVAANETISVELWFKANF; from the coding sequence ATGCCACGACATATCAGAATGGGATTCTGGCTCACGGCAGGGACGCTCCTAGTGCTATCGACCTGCCTGAGCACTGAGGCCTGGGCCTATCAACCAGGACCCGTGAAGAACGGGGCCGTCGTACGTGGATCAGTGACCGTCACCGGGACTGTCCCGGCACCAAAAGAATTCGAGTTGCGTCGCTATCCAGACCACGAATTTTGCAGCGAACTGTCCGATACACAAGGGTATCGGAGCCTGCGGGAAGTGACCTTCAGACCGGATGGAGGCCTCAAAGACGTCGTGGTGGCGATAGAAGGTGTGGAGCACGGTAAGCCCTTCTCCTTCACCGATGCGGAGGTCGAAGCGGATCTCTGTCGGTTTCTCCCGTTCGTCACCGTGATCAATGATACGCGGCAAGTCACGGTGTTCAACCGAGACCCAGTCCCTCACGACATCCAAGGGTTGGCGATCGATCAGCCTGAAAGTGATATGGTCTTCTACCAGCCCTCGGTAGAAGCCAGTGGGACTACCGCCAACATACAGCTGGCGAAAGGGCAACACGTATTCACGATGCGCTGCAGCCTCCACCCCTATATGCAGAACTGGGGTTACGCTGTCGACAATCCCTATTATGCCGTCACGGACGCGTCTGGCGCATTCTCGATCGAAGATCTCCCGCCAGGGACCTATCGCCTCAAGGCCTGGCATCCTATACTCGGCACGCACGAACAGGAACTCACGGTGGCCGCCAATGAGACGATTTCGGTGGAACTGTGGTTTAAGGCCAACTTCTGA
- the glgA gene encoding glycogen synthase codes for MKVLMLSNEYPPYTYGGAGVHVEYLSKELAKLVPVEVRCFGDQYLAQQNLHVRGFKLEKIDYGCPKYLESVFGAVQRGLHFNTHGIEADLVHCHTWYTHLGGILAKLNYGIPLIITTHSLEPLRPWKREQLKGGYDFSSWVERAALEMADAVIAVSYGTKQDILHHFRIAEEKIKVIHNGIDPNEYQKQSSADALQRYGVDPSKPFVLFVGRITRQKGIIHLVRAIKYFDADFQVVLCAGAPDTAEIAAEMEAAVKEVSAARPGVIWIPEMLDKRSVIQFYSHAAVFCCPSIYEPFGIINLEAMACETAVVASAVGGIPEVVEDGETGLLVPVQQMPESPFTPLSPKKFERDLAAAVNRLMADSGMREQFAQAGRRRAEQLFSWAAIAKETRSLYQQLVSLH; via the coding sequence ATGAAAGTGCTGATGCTCAGTAACGAATACCCGCCCTACACCTATGGTGGAGCAGGTGTTCATGTGGAATACCTGAGTAAGGAATTAGCGAAGCTGGTTCCGGTGGAAGTTCGGTGTTTTGGTGACCAGTATCTGGCACAGCAGAACCTGCACGTCAGAGGGTTTAAACTCGAGAAGATCGATTACGGGTGCCCGAAATATTTGGAGTCTGTGTTTGGTGCCGTTCAGAGGGGCTTGCACTTCAACACCCATGGCATTGAGGCCGATCTCGTTCATTGTCATACCTGGTATACCCATCTTGGTGGAATCCTCGCGAAGCTGAATTACGGGATCCCGCTCATCATCACGACGCATTCCTTGGAGCCGCTCCGCCCTTGGAAACGGGAACAACTCAAGGGGGGATACGATTTCTCCTCCTGGGTGGAACGAGCAGCTCTGGAGATGGCCGACGCCGTGATCGCAGTTTCCTATGGAACCAAACAGGATATCCTGCACCATTTTCGCATCGCTGAAGAGAAGATCAAGGTCATCCACAATGGCATTGATCCAAATGAATATCAGAAACAATCATCGGCCGACGCACTGCAACGCTACGGGGTAGATCCGTCCAAGCCGTTTGTGTTGTTTGTCGGACGAATTACCCGTCAGAAAGGCATCATCCATCTGGTTCGAGCCATCAAATATTTCGACGCTGATTTCCAGGTGGTGCTCTGTGCCGGGGCTCCCGATACCGCAGAAATCGCCGCTGAAATGGAGGCTGCGGTCAAAGAGGTCTCTGCTGCCAGACCTGGTGTGATCTGGATTCCCGAAATGCTGGACAAGCGAAGCGTGATCCAATTCTATTCACACGCGGCGGTCTTTTGTTGTCCCTCTATCTATGAACCGTTTGGAATTATCAACCTTGAAGCGATGGCTTGCGAGACGGCTGTGGTTGCATCTGCTGTTGGAGGGATTCCAGAGGTCGTTGAAGATGGAGAAACCGGCCTCCTGGTCCCGGTCCAGCAGATGCCGGAATCTCCCTTTACTCCACTCAGCCCCAAAAAATTCGAGCGGGATTTAGCGGCCGCCGTCAATCGTCTGATGGCGGACAGTGGGATGCGTGAGCAGTTTGCTCAAGCCGGTCGACGACGAGCAGAACAACTTTTTAGCTGGGCTGCCATTGCCAAGGAAACCCGAAGTCTGTATCAGCAACTGGTGTCCTTGCATTAA
- a CDS encoding carboxypeptidase regulatory-like domain-containing protein, with translation MKRHIRTRIQLTASVLAVLTCWLGTEAWAYTSTLVKDGATVHGIVTVTETTPAPQEFELRRFPDHEYCSKLSDGSGFRLLREVTARPDGGLKDVVVVVEGVERGKPFSVTNAKVEATLCQFLPFVTVVGNTRRVTVFNRDPVPHDIQGFVPDQPGNEKVFSRPSLRARGTTDLVRLAEGHHVFTMQCSMHPYMQNWGYAVDTPYYAVTDATGSFSIEDLPPGTYRLKAWHPILGTQEQELNVAPNETVSLELSFKAKF, from the coding sequence GTGAAACGACATATCCGAACCAGAATCCAGCTGACCGCAAGCGTGCTTGCCGTGCTGACGTGCTGGTTGGGAACCGAGGCTTGGGCCTATACGTCGACACTGGTGAAGGATGGGGCTACCGTGCACGGGATCGTAACCGTCACCGAAACCACCCCAGCGCCTCAAGAATTCGAGTTGCGTCGCTTCCCTGACCACGAATATTGTAGCAAGCTTTCGGATGGCTCTGGATTTCGACTTCTACGAGAAGTGACGGCCCGACCGGACGGGGGATTGAAAGATGTCGTCGTGGTCGTGGAAGGCGTAGAGCGCGGTAAACCCTTCTCCGTCACTAACGCGAAAGTAGAAGCAACGCTCTGCCAGTTTCTCCCGTTTGTCACCGTAGTCGGCAACACACGTCGCGTCACGGTATTCAATCGAGATCCTGTTCCCCACGATATCCAGGGATTTGTTCCCGATCAACCAGGGAACGAGAAGGTCTTCTCTCGGCCATCGTTACGGGCAAGGGGAACCACCGATCTCGTGCGGCTCGCAGAGGGGCACCATGTCTTTACCATGCAGTGCAGCATGCACCCCTACATGCAGAACTGGGGCTATGCCGTCGATACTCCCTATTATGCAGTGACAGATGCGACGGGCTCCTTCTCCATCGAGGACCTCCCGCCTGGAACCTATCGCCTTAAGGCCTGGCATCCCATTCTTGGGACGCAAGAGCAGGAACTCAACGTGGCCCCGAATGAGACGGTCTCACTCGAGCTGTCGTTTAAAGCCAAGTTCTGA